The genomic stretch CGCCGGCCTGCACGCCCAGCTCGCGCGAGAGGCCCTCGGTGCCGGGCGTGCGCTCCAGGCGGCCCTGCACGCCCAGCGTGACCAGCGGCAGCGTGGCGTCCGGCCCGGGTGCACTGGCGTGCCAGTCCGCCAGGTCCAGGGTGTTGCCGGGCAGCAGCGCCAGCTGCGGGCGCACGGTCAGCGTGAGTTCCGACGGGTCGAAGCTGAGGTCCAGCGTGCCGCTCAGCTGCACGAACGCGCCCAGGTCGCAGGAAGCCTGCGCCACCGCATACGCGGACTCGGACGGCCGCAGCAGCCGGGATTCGACCCACACCGCGCCCGGCGGCAGGAGGGCCAGGCCGCCCCCGCGCGCCTCGCCGTTGATCGTGGTCTCCACGAACACCGGGTCCGCAGCGCACGGCGACGCGCTGGCCGCACTCTCCTGCGCCGCCGCGTGACCGGCCAGCAGGCCTGCCAGCAGCCACGCCGCGCGCAGATCAGGGCAGCGTGACCGTCTCACGTCCGACCTTGCCGCTCGCGTCCGTGAACGCCACCGTCACGGTGCGCGCCCCGCCCAGCTCGCCCAGCGGCAGACTCAGGGTGCTGCGGCCCAGCACGGCCGTGCTGCCCAGGTTCACGCTGCGGTCCCCCACCAGGGCACTCAGCACCCGGTAGGTCTGGTGGGCGTTGCCGCTGTTCACGAGGTCCAGCGTGCCCTGCGACCCCGACTGGCGCACCTGCAACGCCACGCGGGGCGCGCTGCCCGGCGGGGTGACGTACACCGGCAGGGACAGCTGCACCAGCTGACGCACGTTCATCTGGGCGTCCGGCGTGCCGCTGGACTCCGACGGCGTATCGCTGTTCGGCACCTGCTGCACGAACACCCGGTAGGTCAGTTCGTCCGCGCCGGCCTTCTTCAGCAGCCCCAGCCGGATCACCTGCCCCTCGCCACGCTTCAGCGTGAAGCTCGCGGGATTCACGATCACGTCCCGGGTCGGTTCGTAGACGTGCTCCCCGCCCTGTGTCCCCCAGCGGCGCACCTCCACCTGAAAGCTCATGGTGCCCCCAGAGGGATTCTCGAAACGCACCTGCGCCGTGTTCGTCCGTTCCGGGTTCAGGTTGAACGCGGTGGGACTCACGCTGAACCCCTGGGCGGCGGCCGCACCCAGCGCCAGCAGCAGACCCGCGAGGCGCCTCACGGGCGGCCCCCGTCCACGGCCTCGGTGGTCACGGCGAACAGCACCTGATACGTGCCGCCCGGCACGGTCCACTGCCCGGCGGGCACCACCAGCGGCAGGTCGAACGCCCGTGACCCCTGCACCCGCAGGTCGAGCGGGACGCCCTGAACCTCACCGCGTACCTCGCCGCGCTCGCCACGCAGCACCACCGGTCCGCCCGGCGCCAGCAGCGGGCCGGCCGGGGTGCTGAACTGCACGCGGTACCAGCCGGTGCCGGGGCAGGAGACGCGCACGCTGATCTGCCCCCGCGCGCTGTCCGGCGCGGCATAGGTCACGGGCGCACTGAGAAGCTGCGTCACCTGGCAGGGCGCAGGCGCGGCCTGGGCCGCACAGAGCAGGGACAGAAGGGCAAGTACACGCACGGGCTGACTCCTGAAAGGGGTTCCCGCCAGAGTGGCAGGCTGAAGGGGACGGGGGACGGACCGGTGAAGCAGGCAGGGCAGCCGGGTGTCCGCTGGGACGCCCGCACTGCCCCTGTCCGTGCCTTACTCGTTGTACTCGAACTTGACGACCATGTCGCCGGTGTACGTGCCGCCGGGGATCGTCCAGGCGACGTTCGGGTTCTGACCGGCGCCGCCCATCTTGAAGCTGGCCTTGACCTCGTAGTACTCGTACTTGCCGCCCAGCATGCCCGCCTCGTACGACCCGGCGGTGCTGAAGCTCATGCTCATGGGGTTCGTGGCGCTCCAGGGATTGGTGGTGATATTGAAGGTGTACTTCTTGTCCGCACGGGTCATGGTGACGCTGGTCGGCGTGATGATCTTCAGCGCGGTGTCGTAGTTGCAGTCCACGGCCATGACCAGCTTGTCGGCGGTGACCGTGTTGCTGATGGCGCTGATGGTGCCCAGATCAATCTTGTCCCAGGTGCGGCCCAGGCCGGCCGCGCCGTTCCAGCCGGGGGTGGTGTAGGCCGTGATGCACACGTTCTTGACGTTCACGGTCAGTGGGGTGGTCTGGCTGCCACTCACGGTGGCGGCGGCGGCGGTGCTCAGGGTGGTGGACAGGGCCAGCAGGGCGATGTTCCTCATCTTCTTCTCCGTAGGCCAGGGTGACGCTGGCCGGCGTGCGTGACCATGCGGTGGTCAGACCGTGAACGCCCCTCACCGGCAGGCAGGCGATCAGCAGAAGTGGAAAGCCGGTGCAGTGCGGCGGGCAGTGTCGGGGCCTCCCCGCCCTGTCACGCCCCCGCGGCTGTGACCACACCGTAAAAAAAGTCACGTTAACATGGCGTTAACGCGAAAAAAATCACGGCTGACAGCTCCCAGATGGACCCGGGCTGAATGTTCCGCGAAAACCGGATCAGTCGTTCTGCAGCAGCGGGTACGGATTGATCGCCCCGCCCCCCGCATAGATCCCGTAGTGCAGGTGCGGCGGCGTGCCCTTCGCGTTTCCGCTGTCCCCCACGAAGCCCACCACGTCGCCCGCCTGCACCCAGTCCCCGCGCTTCAGGTCCGGATACCGCTCCAGGTGAGCGTAGTAGTGCCGCTGTCCCGCCGGACCCAGGATCATCACCGTGCGGCCCCCCAGGTTGTTCGGCCCGACGTTCACGACCATGCCGCGCGTCGTGGCGCGGATGGGCGTGCCGCGCGGCGCGAAGATGTCCACGCCCTCGTGCCGCCGCCCCTGACTGCGCGCCCCACCCCAGGTGTCCACGAAGCGCTGTCCCGGCAGGGGATTGGGCAGACTGCCCGCCACCGGAGCGGGTTCGGCCATCAGCGCTGCCATCCGCTGAGCCCCCTGAATCAGCGGCCACAGCAGGTACGCCACGCCCGCCAGGACCAGCACCGTCACGATCACCCCGACCATCCTGCGCATATGCAGGGCAGCATGCCGCCTGCACCCGCGCCATGAACCGGGCAAAAGTTGCAGAGCCGACAACCATGAACGCGACCACAAGGCGCGTGCCCACGCGCGCTAGACTCACCGGATGCCTGTCCGCCCCCCGCCCAGTTCCCCCGCCCACCTGTGGACCCTGCCCGGCGGCCTGACCGTCGTGTTCGAACGCCGCCACACGCCCGGTTTCGCGTTCGACCTGCGGGTCCCGGTCGGCAGCGCCCACGACCCCGCCGGGGCGGAGGGGACGGGCGGCGTACTGGAAGAATGGCTGTTCAAGGGCGCCGCCGGAATGGACGCCCGCGCCCTGCAGGACGCCTTCGACGACCTCGGCGTGCGCCGGGGCGGCGGCGTGGGTCCCGAGGCGACCCGCATCGGCGTGAGTGGCCTGCGCGCCGACCTGCGCGCCGCGCTGGCCCTCACCGCCGACGTCCTCAGCCGCCCCGAACTGCCCGGGGACGAATTCGAGATCCTCACCGACCTCGCCCGGCAGGACCTCGAAGGTCTGGAGGACAGCCCCGCCGACCGGCTCGCCACCCGCGCCCGGCAGGTCGCCTTTCCCCGCCCGGCGGCCTCCCCGTACGCCGGGTACGCGCACCCCGCCAGCGGCACCCCCGAGGGCCTTGACGCCCTCACCCCGCAGGGCGTGCGCGAGCACCTCACCCGCTACGGGCAGGCGGGCAGCGTGCTGGGTCTCGTTGCCGACCTAGACCCCGAAGGCGCCCTCACGCTGATTCAGGAGACCCTCGGCGGCCTGCGGCCCGGGCTCGACGAACCCGTCCCCGCGCCCTTCCAGCCCCACGCGCAGGCGCACGAACCCCACCCGGACGGCGAGCAGACGCACCTCAGCCTCACCGCGCCCGGCGTCGGCCCCCGCGACACGCACTGGCTGGCGTGGCAGGTCGCCCTGACCGCCCTCAGCGGCGGCAGCGCCAGCCGTCTGTTCCACGCCGTCCGCGAGGAACGCGGCCTCGCGTACGCCGTCAGCGCCAGCCCCATCCTCCTCGGCGGGCACGGCTACCTCAGCGCGTACGCCGCCAGTACCCCGGAGCGCGCCCCCGAAACCCTCCAGGTCCTCCGCGCGGAACTCGCCCGCCTCCCGCAGGGCCTGACCCCCGCCGAGTTCGAACGGGCCCGCACCGGACTCGCCACCAGCGTCATCTTCGGCGCCGAGAGCCTGCGCGGCCGCGCCCACGCCCTCACCCGCGACGTCGCCCTGTTCGGCCACCCCCGCTCCGTCCAGACCCTGCGCGAGAGCATCCAGGCCCTCACCCTGACGCAGGTCAACGACTTCCTGAGCACCTACGACCCCACCCGGGACGCCACCATCGTCACCCTCGGCCCCAGCGACCCCACCCAGACCCCAATGGACCCAGCCCATGCCTGACCTGCACCAGCACACGCTCCCCAACGGCCTCACCCTCCTCCTCGAACCGGACCCGGACGCCCAGACCATCGCCGCCGGGTACTTCGTCAACACCGGCAGCCGCGAAGAAACCCCCCAGGACATGGGTGCGAGCCACTTCATCGAACACCTGCTGTTCAAAGGCAGCGACGAACTCAGCGCCCGCGAACTCAACGAACGCCTCGACGACCTCGGCGGTCACGCCAACGCCTTCACCAGCGAAGAAGCCACCGTCTACCACGCCGCCACCCTCCCCGAACACACCCCGGAACTCCTGCACACCCTCACCGAACTGATGCGCCCCGCCCTGCGCGACACCGACATCCACACCGAACGCGGCGTCATCCTCGAAGAAATCGCCATGTACGCCGACCAGCCCAGCGTCCGTGTCACCGACCAGCTCCGCGCTGACTACTGGGGCGACCACCCCCTCGGCCAGCCCATCCTCGGCACCACCGACACCGTCACCACCCTCAGCCCCGACACCCTGCGCGCCCACCATCAGGCCCGCTACGGCGCCCAGCGCGTCACCCTTGCCGTCACCGGCCAGTTCGACCCGCACCAGCTCACCACCTGGGCCCAGCAGCACCTCAAAGACTGGCCCGGCGGCA from Deinococcus soli (ex Cha et al. 2016) encodes the following:
- a CDS encoding molecular chaperone; translation: MRRLAGLLLALGAAAAQGFSVSPTAFNLNPERTNTAQVRFENPSGGTMSFQVEVRRWGTQGGEHVYEPTRDVIVNPASFTLKRGEGQVIRLGLLKKAGADELTYRVFVQQVPNSDTPSESSGTPDAQMNVRQLVQLSLPVYVTPPGSAPRVALQVRQSGSQGTLDLVNSGNAHQTYRVLSALVGDRSVNLGSTAVLGRSTLSLPLGELGGARTVTVAFTDASGKVGRETVTLP
- a CDS encoding M16 family metallopeptidase is translated as MPVRPPPSSPAHLWTLPGGLTVVFERRHTPGFAFDLRVPVGSAHDPAGAEGTGGVLEEWLFKGAAGMDARALQDAFDDLGVRRGGGVGPEATRIGVSGLRADLRAALALTADVLSRPELPGDEFEILTDLARQDLEGLEDSPADRLATRARQVAFPRPAASPYAGYAHPASGTPEGLDALTPQGVREHLTRYGQAGSVLGLVADLDPEGALTLIQETLGGLRPGLDEPVPAPFQPHAQAHEPHPDGEQTHLSLTAPGVGPRDTHWLAWQVALTALSGGSASRLFHAVREERGLAYAVSASPILLGGHGYLSAYAASTPERAPETLQVLRAELARLPQGLTPAEFERARTGLATSVIFGAESLRGRAHALTRDVALFGHPRSVQTLRESIQALTLTQVNDFLSTYDPTRDATIVTLGPSDPTQTPMDPAHA
- a CDS encoding M23 family metallopeptidase, whose translation is MRRMVGVIVTVLVLAGVAYLLWPLIQGAQRMAALMAEPAPVAGSLPNPLPGQRFVDTWGGARSQGRRHEGVDIFAPRGTPIRATTRGMVVNVGPNNLGGRTVMILGPAGQRHYYAHLERYPDLKRGDWVQAGDVVGFVGDSGNAKGTPPHLHYGIYAGGGAINPYPLLQND
- a CDS encoding M16 family metallopeptidase; the protein is MPDLHQHTLPNGLTLLLEPDPDAQTIAAGYFVNTGSREETPQDMGASHFIEHLLFKGSDELSARELNERLDDLGGHANAFTSEEATVYHAATLPEHTPELLHTLTELMRPALRDTDIHTERGVILEEIAMYADQPSVRVTDQLRADYWGDHPLGQPILGTTDTVTTLSPDTLRAHHQARYGAQRVTLAVTGQFDPHQLTTWAQQHLKDWPGGTPTPHPDTRPPAWPDHTHTLTDPDLTRVHLAATSPGLSAHHPLREAAHILADLIGGENGALYWTLIDTGTCDSADLAHLEYHACGTFEGGFTSDPDRAPHALATYRQVLRDAHTLITPQSVRRAARKLAVSTLLRAETPQGRLFTLGMEYLATGRTLSTDDLVKRYENVTVEQVQEVLRLCPMDRLTVVALGPISAL